From a region of the Paenibacillus lutimineralis genome:
- a CDS encoding GrpB family protein, producing the protein MPKGRKRIFGAYCFSEYLRANASARMEYGNLKEQLAETYRFDIDSYIRNKTEFVNRILKKTLYGALGV; encoded by the coding sequence GTGCCCAAAGGACGGAAAAGGATTTTTGGAGCATATTGCTTTTCGGAATATTTGCGCGCGAATGCTTCGGCCCGGATGGAATACGGAAATTTGAAAGAGCAGCTCGCCGAGACCTATAGGTTTGATATAGACAGCTACATCCGGAACAAGACTGAATTTGTAAATCGCATTTTGAAGAAGACTTTGTATGGTGCGCTGGGCGTGTGA
- a CDS encoding alpha/beta hydrolase, giving the protein MNNRSSILTIEKFYSAYLDNERDIFVYLPPGYHQDLGKRYPVLYMHDGQNIFHPAFNGYSWQVHQTVDRLIQSGDIEEIIVVGISNMGAERSNEFTHDLDGVRYQDDKVDIRPLGETYEKFVIEEVKTYIDVVFRTKPEAEHTALMGSSRGGQVTYHMGLRRPDIFSKLGIISPYFYYVDPVTLEEYPQYHTFTGLKPFSRIWIDLGSTEGILVMEKHVREVAEKLADAGYEPDRELLYLYEPRAGHVEKDWAARLASPLIHFFGGKGEECFLSLDGSSEVGIKGPACRVNPVLESDHGLRRTLLRANYEVQDESVLEVREDGILVPKKEGETLVTAQYEGLRAGKTIRVVPEIPERVMLDIIVHVPADTPDDIPIYAYFPLKHDPVQRAYVNQQHLPLHTEFVFQVTRTDGRVGADRNGVIIEHRYEATADGTLEIDVKQWY; this is encoded by the coding sequence ATGAACAACCGGTCGAGCATTTTAACCATCGAAAAGTTCTATTCCGCCTACCTGGATAATGAGCGGGATATATTCGTCTACCTGCCCCCTGGGTATCATCAGGATCTTGGCAAGCGGTACCCCGTGCTCTACATGCATGATGGGCAGAACATTTTTCATCCAGCGTTTAACGGTTATTCATGGCAGGTGCATCAAACTGTCGACCGGCTGATTCAAAGCGGAGATATCGAAGAAATCATCGTCGTCGGCATTTCCAACATGGGAGCGGAGCGGTCAAACGAGTTTACACATGATTTGGATGGCGTTCGTTACCAGGACGATAAAGTCGACATCCGGCCGCTTGGTGAAACATATGAGAAGTTTGTGATTGAAGAGGTCAAAACCTATATTGATGTGGTGTTCCGCACGAAGCCTGAGGCGGAACATACAGCGCTGATGGGGTCCTCGCGCGGAGGTCAGGTCACGTATCATATGGGGCTGCGGCGGCCGGATATTTTCAGCAAGCTGGGCATTATTTCTCCATATTTTTATTACGTGGACCCAGTGACATTGGAAGAATATCCGCAGTACCATACGTTTACTGGCTTGAAACCATTTTCCCGCATCTGGATCGATTTGGGCAGCACCGAAGGGATTTTGGTGATGGAAAAGCATGTGCGCGAAGTCGCGGAGAAACTGGCGGATGCCGGATATGAACCGGATCGGGAACTGCTTTACCTATATGAACCTAGAGCGGGACATGTGGAAAAGGACTGGGCCGCGCGTCTGGCTTCCCCGTTAATCCACTTTTTTGGAGGCAAAGGCGAGGAGTGCTTTTTATCCCTGGATGGCAGTAGCGAGGTTGGGATCAAGGGGCCGGCATGCCGGGTGAATCCGGTTTTGGAGTCGGACCACGGTCTGCGCAGGACTTTGCTGCGTGCAAACTATGAGGTGCAGGACGAATCGGTTTTGGAGGTAAGGGAGGACGGAATCCTGGTTCCGAAAAAAGAAGGGGAGACGCTGGTAACCGCTCAATACGAAGGGCTTCGTGCCGGTAAAACCATCCGGGTGGTTCCAGAAATTCCGGAACGGGTGATGCTTGATATCATTGTCCATGTCCCGGCGGATACGCCTGATGACATCCCGATCTATGCTTATTTTCCTCTGAAACATGATCCGGTCCAAAGGGCATATGTCAATCAGCAACATCTGCCCCTGCATACAGAGTTTGTTTTTCAAGTCACAAGAACCGATGGCCGCGTCGGTGCGGACCGGAACGGAGTCATCATCGAGCATCGGTACGAAGCGACGGCGGACGGAACGCTTGAAATTGATGTGAAGCAATGGTATTAA
- a CDS encoding alpha/beta hydrolase → MDTSRLIELRDFHSEILNNKRDMFVYLPPSYNENEQKRYPVLYMQDGQHIFFADHKGESWDVHRTVDRLTVEGKIREIIVVAVSHIEDARIAEYMHTIPGGYDIFHTVNQGELYEEFLVQEVKPYIDATYRTLPDKEHTALMGSSAGGLVSYNIGFRRPDTFGMIGALCPFFVSIDLETMEERWLSHVYQEKKDLKIWMDVGDAEGFTVMEKHVRQVADVLIASGFRPGEDLMYYYAVNSGHSQKDWAARVHAPLIFFFGDIGKPVRAELRGSAAVGLQGPVRTLNAVVHYDSGFMMTDLRADYEVINPELLDVTPDGKLLPKTTGKAAVTYLKQELRASIDLEVVPHMSETATVSIYVKVPASTPPTERLYAGIELPKIHDRLYGGTIQVPADMSFEFRISRGLGKHETDKEGKEVPYRKFTITDGLVLNYEVEHWIDCPLENEVCL, encoded by the coding sequence GTGGATACGTCGCGTTTGATTGAACTCCGGGATTTCCATTCGGAAATATTAAATAATAAAAGAGATATGTTTGTTTATTTACCGCCAAGTTACAACGAAAATGAGCAGAAACGGTATCCCGTATTATATATGCAGGACGGCCAGCATATTTTTTTCGCCGACCATAAAGGCGAGTCCTGGGATGTTCACCGGACGGTGGACCGGTTGACTGTGGAAGGCAAAATCCGGGAAATCATCGTTGTCGCCGTCAGTCACATTGAAGATGCGAGAATTGCGGAATATATGCATACGATCCCAGGCGGATACGATATTTTCCATACGGTCAACCAGGGTGAATTGTATGAGGAATTCCTTGTCCAGGAAGTCAAACCTTATATCGACGCGACCTATCGGACCCTGCCGGATAAAGAACATACTGCATTGATGGGATCGTCAGCGGGCGGCCTGGTATCGTACAATATCGGTTTCCGCCGTCCGGATACGTTCGGCATGATCGGAGCCCTTTGTCCGTTTTTTGTAAGCATTGATCTGGAGACGATGGAAGAAAGATGGCTGAGCCATGTGTATCAGGAGAAAAAGGATTTGAAAATATGGATGGATGTCGGGGACGCGGAAGGGTTTACTGTTATGGAGAAACATGTGCGGCAGGTCGCGGATGTTTTGATCGCCAGCGGCTTTCGGCCGGGTGAGGATTTGATGTATTATTACGCTGTCAATTCCGGCCATTCACAGAAGGATTGGGCAGCAAGGGTGCATGCGCCGCTTATTTTCTTTTTCGGGGATATCGGAAAACCCGTCCGTGCCGAATTGCGTGGATCCGCGGCGGTTGGACTGCAAGGGCCCGTGCGGACCTTAAATGCGGTCGTCCATTACGACAGCGGTTTTATGATGACGGATTTGCGAGCTGATTATGAGGTGATTAACCCGGAACTGTTGGATGTCACCCCTGATGGGAAGCTCCTTCCCAAAACAACGGGGAAAGCTGCTGTCACTTATTTGAAACAGGAATTAAGGGCGTCTATTGATCTTGAAGTGGTTCCGCATATGTCCGAAACGGCGACGGTCAGCATTTACGTCAAAGTGCCAGCATCCACACCTCCGACCGAAAGGCTGTATGCCGGCATCGAACTGCCGAAGATTCACGACCGGCTTTACGGCGGAACGATCCAGGTCCCCGCGGATATGTCGTTCGAGTTCCGGATTTCAAGAGGGCTGGGCAAACATGAAACGGATAAGGAAGGAAAAGAGGTTCCTTACCGTAAATTCACGATAACGGACGGGCTTGTTTTGAATTATGAAGTTGAGCATTGGATCGATTGCCCGCTTGAAAACGAGGTGTGTTTATGA
- a CDS encoding LacI family DNA-binding transcriptional regulator: MKKTTIKDIAKAAGVSIATVSYILNDVKTQSISDETRVKVLKTAQQLKYVANKSAQSLKINKTGLMGVLLFNDLKPSPGSALKYAKTVFKLEQLCSKCGYDVIFMQMGADALSYKVIMERNLDGVFLINVDQEQFYSISKQFGFGIPVFIIDSYIEDTLFHKIMPDFEQSFALCKTMLGESPEFLVMDSYNHAPLMERMKHYSGLDESQIYVYEDREGLDTFLSGVKEKAGIVMNEFLANEVWKMHKRIVACCTCHCPEVLPDAMPKILFDLNDYTEVVHMMNSYIHNTAYVNGEKFFFINVTP; this comes from the coding sequence ATGAAAAAAACAACCATTAAAGATATAGCAAAAGCGGCAGGTGTGTCGATCGCAACGGTATCTTATATTTTGAATGACGTCAAAACCCAATCCATTTCCGATGAAACACGCGTCAAAGTTTTGAAAACAGCACAACAGCTGAAATATGTGGCCAATAAATCGGCGCAGTCGTTAAAAATCAACAAAACCGGGTTGATGGGAGTTTTATTGTTTAATGATCTGAAACCAAGTCCCGGTTCGGCATTAAAATATGCCAAGACGGTCTTCAAGCTGGAACAGCTGTGCAGCAAATGCGGGTATGACGTTATTTTTATGCAAATGGGCGCGGATGCCTTGTCTTACAAAGTGATTATGGAAAGAAATTTGGACGGCGTATTTTTGATTAATGTGGACCAGGAACAGTTTTATTCGATATCGAAGCAGTTCGGGTTCGGGATTCCTGTGTTTATTATTGATAGCTATATTGAGGATACTTTGTTTCATAAAATTATGCCGGACTTTGAACAAAGCTTCGCATTATGCAAGACAATGCTCGGCGAATCGCCTGAATTTCTTGTCATGGATTCATATAATCACGCCCCTTTGATGGAACGGATGAAGCATTATTCCGGATTAGACGAGAGCCAAATCTACGTTTATGAAGACCGTGAGGGCTTGGATACCTTCTTATCCGGGGTTAAGGAAAAGGCCGGGATCGTGATGAATGAATTTCTTGCTAATGAGGTCTGGAAAATGCATAAACGGATCGTCGCCTGCTGCACATGCCATTGTCCGGAAGTGCTGCCGGATGCAATGCCGAAAATATTGTTTGATTTAAATGACTACACCGAAGTTGTTCATATGATGAACAGTTATATTCATAACACGGCGTATGTCAATGGGGAGAAGTTTTTCTTCATCAACGTCACGCCGTGA
- a CDS encoding carbohydrate ABC transporter permease, which produces MHLNRHERRHGILAAIFSAVCIGLGQLYNKQYVKGLIWMTCSQLFFWSYYPYAYKGITGLLTLGDVPTRIINGKVVQGDHSIFMLIHGLITLIIILLFLGMYVMNIYDAYKNGSIRDEGGQAPGFMASIKNAKFRNLPYLLLLPAAVLVLFVTVIPLVFNVLIAFTNYSAPDHIPDRSLVDWTGFASFFELFTQKAWRTTFMGIAIWNLIWAVASTLTVFIAGLMLAMMLNHPRVKLKKFWRTVFILPWAVPQFISILVFRVLLNGTFGPVNDLIVKMGFSPVPWLSDPTMAKITIILVNLWFSTPFLMALMSGVLTTMPRDLYEAADVDGASSRHKLRKITLPLVLSATAPILIMQFAFNFNNFNLIYLLTDGNPNNADYFYAGSTDILISWIFKMTLNQSQFNMASAVSIIMFVMIAVFSLWNYKQMKSNQEEDWS; this is translated from the coding sequence ATGCATCTAAACCGACATGAGCGTCGCCACGGGATCTTGGCTGCCATATTTTCTGCGGTATGTATCGGATTGGGGCAGCTGTACAACAAGCAATATGTTAAAGGACTAATCTGGATGACTTGCTCTCAGTTATTTTTCTGGAGCTATTATCCTTACGCATACAAAGGGATCACTGGACTCCTTACATTAGGCGATGTACCAACGCGGATTATCAACGGAAAAGTCGTTCAAGGGGACCATTCCATTTTTATGCTCATCCATGGTCTCATTACGCTGATCATCATTTTGTTGTTCCTCGGAATGTATGTCATGAACATTTATGATGCCTATAAAAACGGGAGCATAAGGGATGAAGGCGGGCAGGCTCCAGGGTTTATGGCATCCATCAAAAATGCGAAGTTTCGGAATCTTCCCTATTTGCTGCTTCTGCCAGCCGCCGTTTTGGTATTGTTTGTGACAGTGATTCCGCTCGTTTTTAACGTGCTGATCGCATTTACGAACTATTCTGCCCCGGACCATATTCCGGACCGTTCATTGGTCGATTGGACCGGATTCGCCAGCTTTTTTGAATTATTTACGCAAAAGGCATGGCGGACCACATTTATGGGTATTGCCATTTGGAACTTGATCTGGGCGGTGGCCTCTACTTTAACCGTTTTTATAGCCGGCCTGATGTTAGCGATGATGCTTAACCACCCGCGGGTCAAACTCAAAAAGTTTTGGAGAACGGTGTTTATCCTGCCATGGGCAGTTCCGCAATTTATTTCGATTCTGGTATTCCGGGTTCTGCTGAATGGAACGTTTGGTCCGGTAAACGATCTGATTGTCAAAATGGGATTTTCGCCTGTGCCTTGGCTTTCGGATCCGACAATGGCTAAAATAACGATCATTTTGGTCAACTTGTGGTTTTCGACTCCATTTTTAATGGCCTTGATGTCGGGCGTACTCACCACAATGCCACGCGATTTGTATGAAGCTGCGGACGTAGACGGCGCTTCAAGCAGGCATAAGCTGCGGAAGATCACACTGCCGCTTGTGCTGTCGGCTACCGCTCCGATACTTATCATGCAGTTTGCGTTTAACTTCAACAATTTCAATCTGATTTATCTTCTGACTGACGGCAACCCGAATAACGCGGATTATTTTTATGCCGGAAGCACGGATATTCTGATCTCATGGATTTTCAAAATGACGTTGAATCAGAGCCAATTCAATATGGCCTCCGCCGTTTCCATCATCATGTTCGTTATGATCGCCGTTTTCTCTTTGTGGAATTACAAGCAGATGAAGTCAAATCAAGAAGAGGACTGGAGCTAA
- a CDS encoding maltose ABC transporter substrate-binding protein → MAKKAMLSTMIAGLVSFSLLTGCGPSATTSVSEPQSGEEQQVSQGELKPEPGAELVVWESKGPELEYLKAISKNFEQEYGVKVKVEAVPAIDSVKKLTTDGPAGLGADVFSAPHDHLGNAVAAGLVLGNDVFDEKRISEFMPSAIDGVKYQGVLYGFPTAIDTYALYYNKKLMAKAPETYEDIIKFAKDYNDPANKKFALMWDVSQLYQSYSFLAGYGGYVFGKNGEDASDIGLNNEGAIEGAKFLQSLKPILPININDLNDNIITGFFQEGKTAAIINGPWLISGLSKDSIDYGVVPLPLLPNGQHPVSFSGIRALYVNSYTKYPAAAKLFADYATRKDNLKLRFEMTTQLPPRNDLADDPIITANPDALAFLEQAKHSTPMPSIPEMGNVWMPVSTALASIWNDKADPAAALNKAVEQIKTATLKR, encoded by the coding sequence ATGGCAAAAAAGGCGATGTTAAGTACAATGATTGCAGGTCTGGTCAGCTTTAGCCTATTAACCGGATGCGGCCCTTCAGCCACAACATCTGTGAGCGAGCCGCAAAGCGGCGAAGAACAGCAAGTCAGCCAAGGTGAGTTGAAGCCAGAGCCGGGAGCCGAACTGGTAGTTTGGGAGTCCAAAGGTCCTGAACTGGAATATCTGAAAGCGATCTCAAAGAACTTTGAGCAAGAGTACGGTGTTAAGGTGAAGGTGGAGGCGGTTCCTGCCATAGACAGCGTGAAAAAACTGACGACGGATGGTCCGGCGGGACTCGGGGCCGATGTATTCTCTGCACCGCATGATCATTTGGGAAATGCGGTTGCTGCAGGATTGGTGCTTGGGAATGATGTTTTCGATGAGAAGAGGATAAGCGAGTTTATGCCTAGCGCCATCGACGGAGTCAAGTATCAGGGCGTGTTATATGGCTTCCCGACGGCTATCGATACGTACGCCCTGTACTACAACAAAAAGCTGATGGCTAAAGCGCCCGAAACCTATGAGGACATTATCAAGTTTGCCAAAGACTACAACGACCCGGCCAACAAGAAGTTTGCCTTGATGTGGGATGTTTCGCAGTTGTATCAATCCTATTCGTTTCTGGCCGGATACGGTGGATACGTATTCGGGAAAAACGGAGAAGACGCAAGCGATATCGGCTTAAACAATGAGGGAGCGATCGAAGGGGCGAAGTTCCTGCAGTCGCTGAAACCAATCCTTCCGATCAACATCAACGACTTAAATGATAACATCATTACCGGTTTCTTTCAGGAGGGAAAAACGGCCGCTATCATTAACGGGCCTTGGCTCATTTCGGGTTTGTCCAAGGACAGCATTGATTACGGCGTCGTGCCGCTTCCGCTGCTGCCGAACGGGCAGCATCCGGTAAGCTTCTCGGGGATCAGAGCTTTATATGTCAATTCGTATACGAAATACCCGGCTGCCGCGAAGCTGTTTGCTGATTATGCAACCCGCAAAGACAACTTGAAGCTGCGGTTTGAAATGACGACTCAACTGCCTCCGCGAAACGATTTGGCGGATGACCCGATCATTACGGCCAATCCGGATGCGCTTGCATTTTTGGAACAGGCCAAACACTCCACGCCGATGCCGTCGATCCCGGAAATGGGAAATGTATGGATGCCGGTGAGCACGGCGCTCGCTTCGATCTGGAATGATAAGGCGGATCCGGCAGCGGCTCTAAACAAAGCGGTCGAACAAATCAAGACAGCGACTTTGAAGCGTTGA
- a CDS encoding LLM class flavin-dependent oxidoreductase — protein sequence MGEKEKQPYSGIEIGLYTLADIGPDPHTGKTITAHKRVKEIVEAAKLADEAGLDVFGIGEHHRLDYAVSAPPVILAAIAQVTKRIKLTSATTVLSTVDPVRLFEDFATLDLVSDGRAEIIAGRGAFVESYPLFGYDTKDYDKLFSEHLQLLLKLNEQEKVNWSGQFRASLSNAEIAPRPIQKELPLWVGVGGTPESAARAGRLGVGMAIAMLGGDPVRFMPLVDAYRDAGRTSGHTFEELKLAVTGHGYISKTTQQAKDEFYPYYSNYWSYVNCQRGMPFRMTRADFDHMTGPDTALFVGSPQQIVEKILRQYELFGHKRFIVQMDIGGVPFHKVAESIELLASEIAPIIRKETSKISHTD from the coding sequence ATGGGGGAAAAAGAAAAACAACCATATTCAGGGATAGAAATCGGTCTGTATACGCTTGCCGATATAGGCCCTGATCCTCATACCGGAAAAACGATTACCGCACATAAAAGAGTCAAGGAAATCGTTGAGGCAGCAAAACTGGCCGACGAGGCAGGGTTGGATGTTTTCGGGATTGGTGAACACCATCGGTTGGATTACGCCGTGTCTGCTCCTCCGGTTATTCTGGCGGCCATTGCCCAAGTCACCAAACGAATTAAACTAACAAGCGCGACCACCGTGCTTAGTACGGTAGATCCCGTTCGCCTATTCGAAGATTTTGCCACGCTGGATCTAGTCTCGGACGGGCGTGCGGAGATCATCGCCGGGCGGGGAGCCTTCGTGGAGTCTTACCCTCTATTCGGCTATGACACCAAGGATTACGACAAGTTGTTCTCCGAACATTTGCAATTGTTATTAAAACTAAACGAACAGGAAAAAGTGAATTGGAGCGGTCAATTCCGAGCTTCACTAAGCAATGCCGAAATTGCTCCTCGACCTATACAGAAAGAGCTGCCTCTATGGGTTGGCGTCGGGGGAACGCCGGAAAGCGCAGCTCGCGCAGGCAGGTTAGGCGTCGGGATGGCTATTGCGATGCTTGGCGGCGATCCCGTTCGATTTATGCCGCTTGTTGATGCATATCGCGATGCGGGTAGAACGTCTGGACATACCTTTGAAGAGCTCAAGTTAGCTGTAACGGGCCATGGGTACATCTCTAAGACTACCCAGCAAGCGAAGGACGAATTTTATCCGTACTATTCCAATTACTGGTCTTATGTTAACTGTCAACGCGGAATGCCTTTTAGAATGACACGAGCTGATTTTGACCATATGACGGGTCCGGATACGGCTTTGTTCGTGGGCAGCCCGCAACAAATTGTCGAGAAGATCCTTCGCCAATACGAGCTTTTCGGGCATAAGCGTTTTATTGTCCAGATGGATATCGGCGGCGTACCGTTTCACAAAGTGGCTGAGAGTATTGAGCTATTAGCATCGGAGATTGCTCCAATTATCCGGAAAGAAACGAGCAAAATAAGTCATACGGATTAA
- a CDS encoding DODA-type extradiol aromatic ring-opening family dioxygenase — protein sequence MMPSYFFAHGAPSIVLDRNKYTDFLGQFAANTTKPKAIVLFSAHWEQSTQTVSAVDAYSTIYDFGGFQDELYQMTYPAKGERSLSEQIHALFAKNGVQSVLNEERGLDHGAWSILKLLYPNVDIPVVALSVNRYLSNEQQYQIGKALAELREQDILIIGSGGTVHNLRKVKWYEEGIDEWAESFDNWLQSKLEAWDLDALFHYRELAPCAGEAVPTNEHFIPLLLAMGAGDRGRQAKLLHRSYELGNLSLSCWQFN from the coding sequence ATGATGCCTTCTTACTTTTTCGCGCATGGGGCACCCTCGATTGTTTTGGACAGGAATAAATATACGGATTTTCTGGGTCAATTCGCGGCGAATACGACCAAACCTAAAGCAATCGTACTCTTCTCGGCGCATTGGGAGCAATCGACGCAGACCGTCAGCGCAGTCGATGCTTATAGCACGATTTACGATTTCGGGGGTTTCCAAGACGAACTATACCAGATGACTTATCCCGCTAAAGGGGAGCGTTCCCTGAGTGAACAAATTCATGCGTTGTTTGCGAAGAATGGTGTACAGAGTGTATTGAATGAAGAAAGAGGGCTGGACCACGGCGCTTGGTCTATCCTCAAGCTGCTCTACCCCAATGTGGATATTCCGGTCGTTGCGCTTTCCGTAAACCGATATTTGAGCAATGAACAGCAATACCAAATCGGGAAAGCTCTGGCCGAGCTCCGGGAGCAGGATATCTTGATTATAGGCAGCGGCGGGACCGTTCATAATTTGCGAAAGGTTAAGTGGTATGAGGAAGGGATTGACGAATGGGCGGAATCGTTCGATAACTGGCTGCAAAGCAAGCTGGAAGCATGGGATCTCGATGCCCTGTTTCATTATAGGGAATTGGCCCCTTGCGCTGGGGAGGCTGTGCCGACGAATGAACACTTCATTCCCTTGTTGCTGGCGATGGGGGCTGGAGACAGAGGTCGTCAAGCGAAATTGCTTCACCGTAGCTATGAATTAGGCAACTTGAGCTTAAGCTGCTGGCAATTTAACTAA
- a CDS encoding alpha/beta hydrolase — protein MDPTYHYDIHFPPNMELDKRYPTIFTLHGKGSNEKNMFGLVEPLADDFIIVGIRGNLTLGAGFQFYELKSLGNPIRDLFDQAVQQLEAFIHYVTKKYPIDETKRYLLGFSQGAILSMTLALTMGSQLKGIVALNGYVPSFVKTEYTLYSVEDVSMFISHGEFDPVFPVRIGHETANYFRNLTSRLTFNLYPTHHAVSEDNQSDFVSWLSRDSGMDSNKGVKII, from the coding sequence ATGGACCCGACTTATCACTATGACATTCATTTTCCCCCCAACATGGAACTGGACAAACGTTACCCGACCATCTTCACGCTACATGGCAAAGGCTCAAATGAGAAAAACATGTTTGGTCTAGTTGAACCGTTGGCTGATGATTTTATTATTGTCGGCATTCGCGGCAATCTTACGTTGGGAGCTGGGTTTCAATTTTATGAGCTGAAAAGCTTAGGCAATCCGATCCGGGATTTGTTCGACCAGGCGGTTCAGCAATTGGAAGCTTTTATTCATTATGTGACGAAGAAGTACCCGATTGATGAGACCAAACGTTATTTGCTCGGCTTTAGTCAAGGCGCGATCTTGTCCATGACGCTTGCACTAACGATGGGGAGTCAGTTGAAGGGAATCGTGGCGTTGAACGGTTACGTGCCTTCATTTGTCAAGACAGAATATACGCTGTATAGCGTAGAAGATGTATCTATGTTTATATCACATGGGGAGTTCGACCCCGTATTCCCGGTTCGAATCGGCCATGAAACCGCTAATTATTTTAGAAATTTAACGTCTCGCTTAACCTTTAACCTTTATCCAACCCATCATGCCGTCTCCGAGGACAATCAAAGCGATTTCGTGAGCTGGTTGAGTCGTGATTCCGGCATGGATTCTAATAAAGGAGTGAAAATCATATGA
- a CDS encoding DoxX family protein codes for MTKNIIVSTIARVVLGILFLAHGIDKLHMGLSNVEAWFDSIGVPGVFAYAVAIIELVGGVMLIMGIFTRYVSAMFVMVLLGAIFTAKPSVGLLGNGQMAGYELDLSFIIISMYLIVAERSPLSLDYLFRRKRDA; via the coding sequence ATGACAAAAAATATCATTGTATCCACTATAGCCCGCGTTGTGCTCGGAATATTATTTCTAGCCCACGGAATTGATAAACTGCATATGGGACTAAGCAATGTTGAAGCTTGGTTTGATTCCATAGGCGTACCCGGAGTATTCGCTTATGCAGTAGCAATTATCGAACTGGTAGGTGGAGTTATGCTGATTATGGGTATCTTCACTCGATATGTATCGGCTATGTTCGTAATGGTGCTCCTTGGGGCGATCTTTACGGCGAAGCCTTCCGTCGGATTGCTGGGGAACGGTCAAATGGCCGGTTATGAATTAGACCTGAGCTTTATTATTATCTCCATGTATTTGATTGTTGCTGAACGTTCGCCATTATCGCTCGATTACCTATTCAGGAGAAAACGCGATGCCTAA
- a CDS encoding helix-turn-helix domain-containing protein has protein sequence MNIGSNIRAIRKRKNLTIAQICEETGLSQGFMSQVETNKTSPSIATLEGIAKALRVPLAYLLLHQEERMSVVRKGERKITTSGSEKLRVEHLSSTKNMKMRLVELPPGASTGDARHAHEGEEIHVVVKGKIYAEQGEDAAEFVEGDSFSWNACTPHLVRNISEETALVLISVYTESDQSQDFI, from the coding sequence ATGAACATCGGCTCCAATATAAGGGCCATTCGCAAACGAAAAAACCTGACCATCGCACAAATTTGCGAAGAAACCGGCTTGTCCCAAGGTTTCATGAGCCAGGTAGAGACGAATAAGACCTCCCCGTCTATCGCTACTTTGGAAGGAATTGCTAAAGCTTTGAGGGTTCCCTTGGCATACTTGCTGCTGCACCAAGAGGAACGTATGAGTGTTGTGCGCAAAGGCGAACGGAAGATCACAACAAGCGGGAGCGAAAAATTAAGAGTGGAGCATCTTAGCTCTACTAAGAACATGAAGATGAGGCTCGTTGAGTTGCCTCCCGGCGCTTCAACAGGAGATGCTCGGCATGCCCACGAGGGCGAAGAGATTCACGTTGTCGTAAAGGGGAAAATCTACGCCGAACAAGGAGAGGATGCGGCTGAATTCGTAGAGGGAGATTCATTCAGTTGGAATGCTTGCACGCCTCATCTCGTGCGAAATATAAGCGAGGAGACGGCTCTGGTTCTTATCTCTGTATATACAGAAAGCGATCAGTCACAGGATTTTATATAA